A stretch of Streptococcus sp. oral taxon 061 DNA encodes these proteins:
- a CDS encoding lysozyme family protein, with protein MFKFIRRVLVLAVFLFAGYKAYLIRQDVKQVMTYQPMVREILNERDTPANEELVLAMIYTETKGKEGDVMQSSESASGSTDTINDNASSIRQGVQTLTENLYLAQEKGVDVWTAIQAYNFGPAYIDFIAQNGKKNTIALAKQYSRDTVAPTLGNTTGKTYRYINPISIFQGGELYVDGGNYYYSRQVQVNLYIMKIFNLF; from the coding sequence ATGTTTAAATTCATACGAAGAGTGCTGGTGCTAGCAGTCTTCCTTTTCGCTGGATACAAAGCCTATCTCATTCGTCAGGATGTCAAACAAGTCATGACGTATCAACCGATGGTTCGTGAAATCTTGAATGAAAGAGATACTCCAGCAAACGAAGAGCTTGTGCTCGCCATGATCTATACAGAAACCAAAGGTAAAGAAGGAGACGTGATGCAGTCAAGTGAATCTGCTAGCGGCTCCACTGATACCATTAACGATAATGCAAGTAGTATTCGTCAAGGTGTTCAAACTTTGACAGAAAATCTCTATCTGGCTCAAGAAAAAGGAGTGGATGTCTGGACAGCCATTCAAGCTTATAACTTTGGACCTGCTTATATTGATTTTATCGCCCAAAATGGCAAGAAAAACACGATTGCTCTAGCTAAACAATATTCTAGAGATACAGTTGCGCCGACATTAGGGAATACAACAGGAAAAACCTATCGCTACATCAATCCTATTTCCATTTTTCAGGGTGGAGAACTCTATGTCGATGGGGGAAACTATTATTACTCTAGACAGGTTCAAGTAAATCTCTATATCATGAAAATTTTTAATCTATTTTAA
- a CDS encoding nucleoid-associated protein: MDIYIKKAIIHQFSPDDTELFLADKFLNITPKIEEYLRKKVERVYSDDAKTGIFEEDNPFFNNITEDLMKTSVTIANLWKEEFSVSENQKTNDLVFVQFSKEGVGHFAFLRIALRETLTHLGGEVDNPIKLTQNNLPGFGTGADEALVVNLQNRKYHLIEKRIKYNGAFLNYFSENLIQAQPKISPKKSIKELEKTAQKIAETFNTDDFQFQSKVKSAIFNNLEENNELSPEKLANDLFDNNLTARLSFIDQVKEAVPEPVQFDEIDASRQLKRFENQKLSLSNGIELIVPNNVYQDAESVEFIQNDNGTYSILIKNIEDIQNK; encoded by the coding sequence ATGGATATTTATATTAAGAAAGCCATTATCCATCAGTTCAGTCCTGATGACACAGAGTTGTTCCTAGCGGATAAGTTTCTCAATATCACTCCAAAAATAGAGGAATACTTGCGTAAAAAAGTGGAGCGTGTGTATTCTGATGATGCTAAAACTGGTATTTTTGAAGAGGATAACCCATTTTTCAACAACATTACAGAAGATTTAATGAAAACATCTGTGACGATTGCCAATCTTTGGAAAGAGGAATTCTCTGTATCTGAAAATCAAAAGACAAACGATTTAGTCTTTGTACAGTTTTCAAAAGAAGGAGTGGGACACTTTGCCTTCCTTCGAATTGCATTGCGAGAAACCTTAACACACCTAGGTGGTGAAGTTGATAATCCAATCAAACTGACTCAGAATAATCTACCAGGTTTTGGTACTGGAGCTGATGAAGCCCTTGTGGTTAATCTTCAAAACCGCAAGTATCACCTGATTGAAAAACGGATCAAGTACAATGGAGCCTTTTTAAACTATTTTTCTGAGAATCTTATTCAAGCTCAACCAAAGATTTCACCTAAGAAATCAATCAAGGAACTTGAAAAAACTGCTCAGAAAATTGCCGAAACCTTTAACACGGATGATTTTCAATTTCAATCAAAAGTAAAATCTGCGATTTTCAACAATCTTGAGGAAAACAATGAGCTCTCTCCAGAAAAATTAGCTAATGATCTCTTTGATAATAATCTAACAGCTCGTCTCAGTTTTATTGACCAGGTCAAAGAAGCAGTGCCAGAGCCTGTACAGTTTGATGAGATTGATGCTAGTCGTCAGTTGAAGAGATTTGAAAATCAGAAACTTTCCTTGTCAAACGGGATTGAACTAATCGTACCAAACAATGTCTATCAAGATGCGGAATCTGTTGAGTTCATCCAAAACGATAATGGAACCTATTCTATCTTAATCAAAAACATCGAGGATATTCAAAATAAATAA